The Nocardioides houyundeii genome includes the window GCCGTTCCTGGACGAGGACGCGGGCGTCACCCGGCAGATCTTCGAGGTCAACACCTTCGGCGTCATCAACGGCACCCGGGCCGTCGCGCCCGGGATGGTCGCGCGGGGCCGCGGGCACGTCGTCAACATCGCCTCCGCCGTGGGTCGCGTCGCGCTGCCCAACGGAGCGTCGTACTCCGCGTCCAAGCACGCGGTGGTCGGCTTCACCGAGGCGATGCGTGCCGAGCTCGGGCCGTCTGGCGTCGAGGTCTCGATGGTGCTGCCGGTGATCGTCAACACCGCGCTCGGCGCCGGAGTAGCCCGGACCCGGGGGGTGCCCACGCTGGACCCCGAGCAGGTGGCCGCCGTGGTCGTCGACGTGATCCGGCGCCCGGTCCCCGAGGCCTGGGCACCGCGCTGGGGTCAGCCGGTCACCAAGGTCTCCCAGGCGCTGCCGCGCCGCTTCCAGGAGGTGGCCCGGCGGCTGATGGGGGCCGACGACGTGCTCACCCATGCCGACGCCGGCGTGCGGGCGGCGTACGAGAGCGAGGCCCGCCGCACCTGACCCGGTGACCGAGCAGGGGGAGCCGTGCGTCAGTCGACGTCGCAGTAGCTGGTGATCCCGAAGCCCGCGAGGAAGATCCCGACCGTGTCCAGCCCCGGCGTTGTCCGCATGGGCCGATCATGGCGCATCGCGCCCCCTTGCGGGCAGCGTCCTGGGGGCGGCTCGATCGAGACTAGAATCGCTCCACGTGAAGACCCTCGTGATCGGCACCGGCGGCCGTGAGCACGCCCTCGCCCTGGCCCTCGCGCGCGATCCCGAGGTCACCGAGGTGCACGCCGCACCGGGCAACCCGGGCATCGCCGAGGTCGCCACGCTGCACGAGGTGGACCCGATGGACGGCGCCGCGGTGGCCGCGCTGGCGGGACGCCTGGGCGTCGACCTGGTGGTCATCGGCCCGGAGGCGCCGCTGGTGGCCGGGGTCGCGGACGCGGTTACCGACGCCGGCATCGCCTGCTTCGGTCCCAGCCGGGCCGCGGCGCTCCTGGAGGGGTCGAAGGCCTTCTCCAAGGAGGTGATGGCCGCCGCCGGGGTGCCGACCGCTCGCTCGTTCACCTGCACCAGCGCCGAGGAGGTCGCGGCCGCTCTCGACGCCTTCGGCCCGCCGTACGTCGTCAAGGACGACGCCCTGGCCGCCGGCAAGGGCGTGGTGGTGACCAACGACGAGATCGAGGCGCTGGCGCACGCCTCGTCCTGCGAGCGGGTCGTGATCGAGGAGTTCCTCGACGGGCCCGAGGTCTCGCTCTTCGCCGTCTGCGACGGCACCACGGCGTACCCGCTGCAGCCCGCACAGGACTTCAAGCGGATCTTCGACGGGGGACTCGGCCCCAACACCGGCGGCATGGGCGCCTACTCGCCGCTGCCGTGGGCCCCAGCCGACCTGGCCGCCCAGGTGCTCGCGGACGTCGTACAGCCCACGCTGGACGAGATGGCCCGCCGTGGGACGGCCTTCCGCGGCTGCCTGTACGTCGGCCTGGCGCTGACCGCCGCCGGCCCGCGGGTCATCGAGTTCAACTGCCGCTTCGGCGACCCCGACGTGCAGCCGGTGCTGGCGCTGCTGGAGTCCGGGCTCGGGTCGCTGCTGCTCGCTGCCGCGCAGGGCCGCCTCGGCGAGGTCTCGCCGCCGCGGTTCCGCGACGGTGCCGCGGTCAGCGTGGTGCTCGCCAGCGCCGGCTACCCCGAGTCCTCCTCCAAGGGCGACGTCATCGTCGGCACCGAGACGCTGGCCGCCGACGCGGACGTCGACGTGATCCACGCCGGCACCTCCGGCGGGTCGCCGCTGCTCACCGCCGGCGGCCGGGTGCTCGCCGTACGCGCCGTCGGCACCGACGTCGCCGACGCCCGGGCCAAGGCCTACGAGGGCGTCGCCATGATCTCGTTCCCCGGCGCCCAGTGGCGCCGGGACATCGCAGCCGAACCGCTGGGCGTCGTCGAGGGCGCCGCCCTCCACGCCTGACCTCCGCCCCCTCCCCGAGGAGCCTCCCTGATGACTGTCCCCAACGTGCTCGCGACCAGGTACGCCGGTGCGGACCTGGCCGCGATCTGGTCGCCCGAGCACAAGATCGTGCTCGAGCGCCAGCTCTGGATCGCCGTGCTGCGAGCCCAGTCCGACCTCGGCATCGACGTGCCCGAGGGCGTCGTCGAGGCCTACGAGGCCGTCGTCGACCAGGTCGACCTGGCCTCGATCGCCGCGCGCGAGCGGGTCACCCGGCACGACGTGAAGGCTCGGATCGAGGAGTTCTGCGCGCTCGCCGGCCACGAGCACATCCACAAGGGCATGACCTCGCGCGACCTCACCGAGAACGTGGAGCAGCTCCAGCTCAAGCAGTCGCTCGAGCTGCTGCGCGACCGGACGGTGGCCACCTTGGCCCGGCTGGCCCGCCTCGCCGCCGAGCACGAGACCACCGTGATGGCCGGGCGCTCCCACAACGTCGCCGCGCAGGCCACCACCCTGGGCAAGCGGTTCGCCACCATCGCGGACGAGATGCTGATCGGCCTGCAGCGCGTCGAGGAGCTGCTGGCGCGCTACCCGCTGCGCGGCATCAAGGGCCCGATGGGCACCGCGCAGGACATGCTCGACCTGCTCGACGGCGACGCCTCCAAGCTCGCCGACCTGGAGACCCGGGTCGCGGCCCACCTGGGGTTCGACAACGTGCTGACCAGCGTCGGCCAGGTCTACCCCCGCTCGCTGGACTTCGACGTGCTCTCCGCGGTGGTGCAGCTGGTGGCGGGTCCCTCCAACCTGGCGACCACGATCCGGCTGATGGCCGGGATCGAGCTGGTCACCGAGGGCTTCAAGGAGGGCCAGGTCGGCTCCTCGGCGATGCCGCACAAGATGAACACCCGTTCCTGCGAGCGGGTCAACGGCCTGGCCGTCATCACCCGCGGCTACCTCTCGATGGTCGGCGAGCTCGCCGGCGACCAGTGGAACGAGGGCGACGTCTCCTGCTCCGTCGTACGCCGGGTGGCGCTGCCCGACGCCTTCTTCGCCGCCGACGGCCTCTTCCAGACCTTCCTCACCGTGCTCGACGAGTTCGGCGCATTCCCGGCCGTCATCCAGCGCGAGCTCGACCGCTACCTGCCGTTCCTGGCCACCACCAAGGTGCTGATGGCCGCCGTGCGCAACGGCGTCGGCCGCGAGGTCGCCCACGAGGCCATCAAGGAGGCCGCGGTCGGCGTGGCCCTGGACATGCGCAAGGGCCAGGTCGAGAACGACGTCTTCGCCCGTCTCGCCGCCGACACCCGGCTCGGCCTGACCCAGGACCAGATCGCCAGCCTGGTCGCCGACCCGATCGAGTTCACCGGCGCCGCGGTGGCGCAGGTGCAGGAGGTCTGCCGCCGGGTCGCGGTGGTGGCGGAGCGGTACCCCGAGGCTGCGGCGTACTCGCCTGGCGCGATTCTGTAAGCGGGGCTGGCAGGGATCCCCGCTCAGCCGGGGATCCCTGCGCCTAGGGGGGCATGCATGCCCCTCGAACCGTAGGAACACCCCACCAACCTCCTGTGGTGGTGCATGGATACCCGCCTGGGCGGGGATCCCTGCGCCTAGGGGGGCATGCATGCCTCTCCAGCCGCAAGGAACCCCCTCGAACCCGCCCGTACGCCGCCCCGTCGCGCGGTGCGCGTCCCCCGATTTGGGGGTTCCCTGGCAGTTACCGACCGGTAAGACTGCAGCCCATGCGCCTCCCTCACGCTCTCGCCGCCGTGCTCCTGGTCGGGATGGGCACGGGCCTGGCCGGTTGCGGCAACGACGACAAGCCCGTGCAGGGCACCCCGGGGCAGATCGGCTCCACCAGCGAGGACGGCCTCTCCGAGGACTTCCCCCGCGACGACGTGCCCATGCCCGACGGCGAGGTGAGCGACGCGCTCGGCTCCAAGCACGGCTTCATGTTCGTGCTGACCGTGGACCAGCCGCTCGAGGCCACGATGGGGGAGATCGAGTCGCTGATGTCGGAGGCGGGGTTCGTCGTCGACTCCGAGGAGAGCTCCGCCGGCACCGCCGAGGCGGTCTACGTCTCCGAGGAGTGGCAGGTCACCGCGGCCGCGCTCACCTCGGAGAGCGAGAAGGGCCGCGAGCTGGGTCTGCCGGCCGAGGTGACCCGGCTCAACTACGCCGTGACACCCGGCACCTGAGCCGTCCCGCCCGGTACGACGGGCGCCTGGCAGACGCCGTGTGACCCAGCCGACGCCCGCCGCAGTTTGGCGCAGCCCGGCCCGAGGACCGATCTTGGGCGGATGACCACCCCCGTGACCGTCTCCGTGACCCGCCACGTCGACCCCGCCCACACCGAGGAGATGCTGGCCTGGGTCGAGGCCGGATCAACGTTGGCCCAGCGCTTCGACGGCTTCCTGGGCAGCGGCTGGGTCAAGCCGCAGACCGGCTCGCCGGAGTGGCACATGCTCTACCGCTTCGCCTCCGCCGAGCACCTTTCGGTCTGGGAGGAGTCGCCGCAGCGGGCGTGGTGGCTGGCGGCCGGTCAGGGACGCATCGAGGAGACCCGCGTCGAGCGCCGTACCGGGATCGAGGGCTGGTTCGACGAGCCGGTGCACTTCGAGACCCTCGACTCCGCCGTGGCTCCCGTGGCGCCAGCGCCTCCGCGGTGGAAGCAGATGGTCATCATCTTCATGGTGTTCTTCCCGCTGAGCCTGTGCACCAACTGGCTCGCGGGGCACCTGATCCCCGACTGGCCGCTGGTGCCGCGGGTGCTGCTCATCATCACGGTGATGACGCCCCTGATGACCTACGTGCTGATGCCGTTCGCCACCCGCAAGATGCAGTGGTTCCTGCAGCCGGGCGTCAGGCCGAGGGCTTGACGTCCAGGACGACGTCGAACTCCAGCAGCTCCGCGCCGGAGGCGACCGGCTTGGCGGGGGCCTCGCCGGGCTTGGTGGCGTGCGCGGCACGGCTGTCCCCGTCGCGCCACGCGGCGAACGACTCCTCGTCCGCCCAGTGGGTGACCACGAAGTAGCGCGAGCCGCCGGCCGTGGGGCGCAGCAGCTGGAAGCCCAGGAAGCCCGGCGAGCCCTCGACGGCGCCGGCCCGAGCGGCGAACCGCTTCTCCAGCTCCTCGCCGGCGCCGGGAGGAACGGTGATGGCGTTGATCTTCACGACTGACATGCCACGAGCCTAGGCCCGATGCCATAGCCGTCCCGCCGCCGGCGTCGGTGCTCGGGACGTGCTCGCGCGTCGCTAGGCTCTGTGACGTGGCTGACCTCAACATTCCCGCTGCTCCCGCGATCGAGGGCACCACGCACGTGCACAGCGGGAAGGTGCGCGACCTCTACCGCATCGACTCCGGTGAGCACCAGGGCAGGCTACTGATGGTCGCCAGCGACCGGATCTCGGCCTACGACTACGTCCTGGACTCCACGATCCCCGACAAGGGCGAGATCCTCACCCGGATGTCGCTGTGGTGGTTCGGGCAGCTGGCGGACCTGGCGGACAACCACGTCGTCTCCACCGACGTGCCCGCCCAAGTGGCGGGACGGGCCGTGATCTGCGAGAGCCTGGACATGTTCCCCGTCGAGTGCGTCGCCCGCGGCTACCTGACCGGGTCCGGACTCGTCGACTACCGCCGTACCGGGGAGGTCTGCGGCATCTCGCTCCCGCCGGGCCTGGAGGACGCCTCCCGGCTCCCCGAGCCGATCTTCACCCCCGCCAGCAAGGCCGAGCTGGGCGACCACGACGAGAACGTCTCCTACGACGCGGTCGTCGCGACCATCGGCGACACCACCGCCGCCCAGCTGCGGCGGCTGACGCTGGAGGTCTACGGCCGGGCCGAGGCGATCGCCCGCGAGCGCGGCATCATCCTGGCCGACACCAAGCTGGAGTTCGGCCGCCGTCCCGACGGTACGACGGTGCTCGCCGACGAGGTGCTGACCCCGGACTCCTCCCGCTACTGGCCCGCGGACGAGTGGCAGCCCGGCCGCGCCCAGCGGTCCTACGACAAGCAGGTCGTGCGCGACTGGCTGACCGGCCCCGACTCCGGCTGGGACCGCACGGCCGGCACCCCGCCGCCCGCCCTGCCCGCCGAGGTCGTGGAGCTGACCCGCGGCCGGTACGTCGAGGCCTACGAGCGGCTCACCGGCGAGCGGTTCTGACCTCGTGGGCTTCTCCGTGACCGTCGACGTGGAAGCCCCCGTGGACCGGGTCTTCGACTACCTCTGCGAGCCCGCGAACCGCCCCGCCTGGCAGGCCAGCCTGCGCCGCGTCGAAGTCCTCACCTCCGGTCCTGCCGGCATCGGCACCCGCTGGTACGACGTCACCTGGCCCGGGGTGCGCCCGCTGATGGAGATCACCGCCTGGGAGCAGAACGTCCGCTGGGTCGAGCACGGCGTCTGGCGCGGCCTGGAGGTCACCCTCGACCTGGTCTTCGTCCCGCTGGACGAGCACCGCACCCGGGTGCGGGCCACCACCGACGTCCTGGCCCCCGGCTGGCGTCGCCCGCTGGGCTGGGTGCTGGACCGGCTCGGTCCGCTGGGCGCCCGCGACGACCTGAGGCGCGCGGCCCGGCTCATCCCCTAGATTGACGCCATGACCAATCTCGCCACGCTCCTCGAGGACTCCGTCGCCAAGTACGGCGACCGCGACGCGATCGTCCTGGGGGACACCCGGCTGACGTACGCCGCGGTCGACCAGTTCGCCAACATGTGCGCCAACCTGCTCGTCGAGCGGGGCATCAAGCCGGGCGACAAGGTGGCCCTGACCTGCCCCAACCTGCCGTTCTTCTCGATCGTCTACTACGGCATCCTCAAGGCCGGGGCGACCGTGGTGCCGCTCAACGTGCTGCTCAAGGGCCGTGAGGTCGCCTACCACCTCGACGACGCCGACGTGAAGGCGTACTTCTGCTTCGAGGGGACCCCCGAGCTGCCGATGGCCAAGGCGGGCCACGAGGGCTTCACCGCCACCGAGGGCTGCGAGCACTTCTTCGTCATCACCGCCGACCTGGGCGCGGCCTCCCCGATCGAGGGCACCGAGACGATGGCCGGCGCGATGATGACCCAGTCGCCGGAGTTCACCAGCGTGGCGACCGACGACTCCGACACCGCGGTCATCCTCTACACCTCCGGCACCACCGGTCAGCCCAAGGGCGCCGAGCTGACGCACAGCAACATGCTCTCCAACGCGCTGTCCGGAGCCGACCTCTTCAACGCCGACGCGGAGCACCCCGACACCTACCTGTGCGTGCTGCCGCTCTTCCACTCCTTCGGCCAGACCGTGATCCAGAACGGCGCCTTCGCCTACGGCGGCACCGTGGTGATGCTGCCGCGCTTCGAGGCCGAGCCGGCGCTGCAGCTGATGGCCCGCGAGAAGGTCACGTTCTTCGCCGGTGTCCCCACGATGTACTGGGGGCTGCTGGGCGTGCTGGACGACTCCGGCGTCGACGTGCAGGACCTGGCCGCCAACCTGCGGGTGGCGGTGTCCGGCGGTGCGGCCCTCCCGGTGGAGGTGCACAAGGAGTTCGAGCGCCGCTTCGGCGTCACCATCCTCGAGGGCTACGGCCTCTCGGAGACCTCGCCGGTGGCCAGCTTCTCGGTGTACGGCGAGCCGGTGCGGGTCGGCTCCATCGGCCCGGCGATCCCCGGGGTGCAGATGAAGCTGATCAAGGACGACTGGTCGGACTCCGAGCCCGGCGAGATCGGTGAGATCGCCATCCAGGGCCCCAA containing:
- the purB gene encoding adenylosuccinate lyase; this translates as MTVPNVLATRYAGADLAAIWSPEHKIVLERQLWIAVLRAQSDLGIDVPEGVVEAYEAVVDQVDLASIAARERVTRHDVKARIEEFCALAGHEHIHKGMTSRDLTENVEQLQLKQSLELLRDRTVATLARLARLAAEHETTVMAGRSHNVAAQATTLGKRFATIADEMLIGLQRVEELLARYPLRGIKGPMGTAQDMLDLLDGDASKLADLETRVAAHLGFDNVLTSVGQVYPRSLDFDVLSAVVQLVAGPSNLATTIRLMAGIELVTEGFKEGQVGSSAMPHKMNTRSCERVNGLAVITRGYLSMVGELAGDQWNEGDVSCSVVRRVALPDAFFAADGLFQTFLTVLDEFGAFPAVIQRELDRYLPFLATTKVLMAAVRNGVGREVAHEAIKEAAVGVALDMRKGQVENDVFARLAADTRLGLTQDQIASLVADPIEFTGAAVAQVQEVCRRVAVVAERYPEAAAYSPGAIL
- a CDS encoding phosphoribosylaminoimidazolesuccinocarboxamide synthase, coding for MADLNIPAAPAIEGTTHVHSGKVRDLYRIDSGEHQGRLLMVASDRISAYDYVLDSTIPDKGEILTRMSLWWFGQLADLADNHVVSTDVPAQVAGRAVICESLDMFPVECVARGYLTGSGLVDYRRTGEVCGISLPPGLEDASRLPEPIFTPASKAELGDHDENVSYDAVVATIGDTTAAQLRRLTLEVYGRAEAIARERGIILADTKLEFGRRPDGTTVLADEVLTPDSSRYWPADEWQPGRAQRSYDKQVVRDWLTGPDSGWDRTAGTPPPALPAEVVELTRGRYVEAYERLTGERF
- a CDS encoding antibiotic biosynthesis monooxygenase, with protein sequence MTTPVTVSVTRHVDPAHTEEMLAWVEAGSTLAQRFDGFLGSGWVKPQTGSPEWHMLYRFASAEHLSVWEESPQRAWWLAAGQGRIEETRVERRTGIEGWFDEPVHFETLDSAVAPVAPAPPRWKQMVIIFMVFFPLSLCTNWLAGHLIPDWPLVPRVLLIITVMTPLMTYVLMPFATRKMQWFLQPGVRPRA
- a CDS encoding long-chain-fatty-acid--CoA ligase, with the protein product MTNLATLLEDSVAKYGDRDAIVLGDTRLTYAAVDQFANMCANLLVERGIKPGDKVALTCPNLPFFSIVYYGILKAGATVVPLNVLLKGREVAYHLDDADVKAYFCFEGTPELPMAKAGHEGFTATEGCEHFFVITADLGAASPIEGTETMAGAMMTQSPEFTSVATDDSDTAVILYTSGTTGQPKGAELTHSNMLSNALSGADLFNADAEHPDTYLCVLPLFHSFGQTVIQNGAFAYGGTVVMLPRFEAEPALQLMAREKVTFFAGVPTMYWGLLGVLDDSGVDVQDLAANLRVAVSGGAALPVEVHKEFERRFGVTILEGYGLSETSPVASFSVYGEPVRVGSIGPAIPGVQMKLIKDDWSDSEPGEIGEIAIQGPNVMKGYHGRPEATAEAIHDGWFRTGDLARVDEDGWYYIVDRSKDMIIRGGYNVYPREVEETLLTHPDVSLCAVIGVPHDSHGEEIKAVVIRNPGASVTEAELVAWAKEQMAAYKYPRIVEFRDSLPMTSTGKILKRELS
- a CDS encoding SRPBCC family protein, with the protein product MTVDVEAPVDRVFDYLCEPANRPAWQASLRRVEVLTSGPAGIGTRWYDVTWPGVRPLMEITAWEQNVRWVEHGVWRGLEVTLDLVFVPLDEHRTRVRATTDVLAPGWRRPLGWVLDRLGPLGARDDLRRAARLIP
- the purD gene encoding phosphoribosylamine--glycine ligase, whose amino-acid sequence is MKTLVIGTGGREHALALALARDPEVTEVHAAPGNPGIAEVATLHEVDPMDGAAVAALAGRLGVDLVVIGPEAPLVAGVADAVTDAGIACFGPSRAAALLEGSKAFSKEVMAAAGVPTARSFTCTSAEEVAAALDAFGPPYVVKDDALAAGKGVVVTNDEIEALAHASSCERVVIEEFLDGPEVSLFAVCDGTTAYPLQPAQDFKRIFDGGLGPNTGGMGAYSPLPWAPADLAAQVLADVVQPTLDEMARRGTAFRGCLYVGLALTAAGPRVIEFNCRFGDPDVQPVLALLESGLGSLLLAAAQGRLGEVSPPRFRDGAAVSVVLASAGYPESSSKGDVIVGTETLAADADVDVIHAGTSGGSPLLTAGGRVLAVRAVGTDVADARAKAYEGVAMISFPGAQWRRDIAAEPLGVVEGAALHA
- a CDS encoding SDR family oxidoreductase; its protein translation is MSRTSRTPGPGASPFAGRTIAITGGARGIGAATARLLQERGADVIIGDRDAAHLEETARELGVRWHPLDVTSVEDWTAFVAAAGEIDVLVNNAGIMPVGPFLDEDAGVTRQIFEVNTFGVINGTRAVAPGMVARGRGHVVNIASAVGRVALPNGASYSASKHAVVGFTEAMRAELGPSGVEVSMVLPVIVNTALGAGVARTRGVPTLDPEQVAAVVVDVIRRPVPEAWAPRWGQPVTKVSQALPRRFQEVARRLMGADDVLTHADAGVRAAYESEARRT
- a CDS encoding antibiotic biosynthesis monooxygenase family protein, giving the protein MSVVKINAITVPPGAGEELEKRFAARAGAVEGSPGFLGFQLLRPTAGGSRYFVVTHWADEESFAAWRDGDSRAAHATKPGEAPAKPVASGAELLEFDVVLDVKPSA